GCGGCTCATCCCCGGCGCACAGGCCGGGTGGCGACGCTGGCCGGTGTTCGCGGACCGGCCGCGGACCAGTCGAGGAGTCGCCATGAACACCGATCACCCGCCGCAGCAGGCCGTCTGGGGCGCACCCGGGCCGGCCGACGGGACCGCGGCACCGGGGAAGCCTTGGCCGCGCGGCCGGAACGCGCTGGTGGCGGGGGCGCTGGGGATCGCGGTCGCGAGCGGCCTGGCCGGGTTCGGGGTGGGGATCGCCACCGGGAGCGGGGGCACGGCCGTGGAGGACGGGACGGGTTCCGGCGGGCCGCCCGGGGGTGGGTACGGCCGGTTCGGCACACCGCCCGATGGCCGGTTCGGCACGCCGCCCGACTTCGGGGACGGCACCCAACCGGACGCCGGCACCGGGTCCGACGACGGCACAGGCACAGGCACGGGCACGGGCACCGAGTCCGACACCGGCACCGACACCGGCACCGGCGAGGCGTCGTCGACCTGACCCGCCCGTGCCCGCGGCGATCCCCGCCGCGGGCACGGGGGCGGGGGTCAGCCCAGGCTGCCGGTCACCTTCGCGTGCCCCTTGAGCAGGTTGCGCGCGATCGTGCGGCGCTGGATCTCGTCCGTGCCCTCGTAGATGCGCAGCAGCCGCAGCTCGCGGTACCAGCGCTCGACCGGCAGCTCCCGCGTGTACCCCATGCCGCCGTGGATCTGGAGCACCCGGTCGACGATCTCGTTGGCCTTGATGCCGCCGTACAGCTTGGCCATGCTCTGCGCGTGCCGGGAGTCCACGCCCTGGTCCACCAGCCACGCCGCGTGCAGCACGAGCCACCGCAGCGCCTCGATCTCCACGGCCGAGTCGGCGATCATCCACTGGATCGCCTGGTAGGACGCGATGGGCTGGCCGAACGTCACCCGGTTGTTCGCCTGCTCCAGCGCCATCTCCACCAGCCGCTCGCAGGAGCCGATGGCCCGCGCGGGCAGCAGGTAGCGGCCCTGGCCGATCCACTGCATGGCCAGGTGGAAGCCCTTGCCGACCTCGCCGAGGACGTTCTCCTCGGGCACGCGCACGTTGTCGAACACCAGCGCTGCCGGGCCCCACTGGCCCATGGTCTGGATGGGCTCGGACTTCCAGCCCATGTCCCGGTCGACCAGGAAGCACGTGACGCCGCCGTCCGCGCCCTTCTCCCGGTCGGTCACCGCGAACACCATCACGAAGTCGGCCTCGTTGCCCTGCGTGATGAACGTCTTCTCGCCGTTGATCACCCAGTCGCCGCCTTCCTTGCGGGCGGAGGTGCGGATGGCCTTGGCGTCGGAGCCCGCGCCCGGTTCGGTGATCGCGAAGCACGAGATCCGCTCGCCGGAGATGGTGGGCAGCAGGTAGCGCTGCTTCTGCTCCTCGTTGCCGTGGAACAGGATGTTGTCCGCGTAGCCGCCGAACCGGAACGGCACGAAGCTGCGGCCCAGCTCGGCCTCCACCAGCGCGGCCATCACCGCGCTCAGGCCCATGCCGCCGTACTCCTGCGGCGTCAGGGTGCCGAAGAAGCCCGCGGCCTTGGCCTTGTCCTGGAGCTCCTTGAGCTCGTCCCGGGTCAGGCCCGGCTGCCCGAGGCGTTCCCGGCGCAGCACCTCCTGCTCCAGGGGCGCCACCTCCCGGCGGACGAACGTCCGCACCCAGTCGCGGATCTCCCGCTGCTCCCCGTCGAGCCCGAAATCCATGCCGTCCTCCTACGCGAACGCGTTGATGCCGGTCAGCGCCCGGCCGATGAGCAGTTTCTGGATCTGGCTGGTGCCCTCGTAGAGGGTCGTGACCCGGGTGTCGCGCAAGTACTTGCCCACCGGGTACTCGTCGACGTAGCCGTAGCCGCCGAAGACCTGGATGGCGTTGTTGGCCACCCGGACGGCCGCCTCGCTGGCGTAGAGCTTGGCCATGGACGCCTCCGTGCCGAACGGCTCGCCGCGGTCGGCCAGGTCGGCGCACCGCCAGGTGAGCAGGCGGGCGGCGTCGGTCTCCACGGCCATGTCCGCCAGCAGCTCCTGCACGAGCTGGAAGCCCGCGATGGGCTTGCCGAACTGCTCGCGCTGCTTGGCGTAGCCCAGGGCGGCCTCCAGCGCGCCGCGCGCGGCGCCCACGCACCCCGCGGCCACGGACATGCGGCCGCGGTCCAGGGCCGCCATGGCGATCCGGAAGCCGGTGCCCTCCTCGCCGAGCCGGTGCCCGTCGGGGACGCGGACGCCGTCGAGGCCCAGCTCGGCGGTGGCCTGACCGCGCATGCCCAGCTTGCCGCGGATCTCGGTGGCGGTGAAGCCGGGCGAGTCGGTCGGCACGAGGAACGCGGTGATGCCCCTCGGGCCGGGACCGCCCGTCCGGGCGAAGACCAGGGCGACGTCGGCCCACGTGCCGTTGGTGATGAACACCTTGCGGCCGGTGATCACCCAGTCGTCGCCGTCCCGGACCGCCCTGGTGGCCAGCGAGGCCGCGTCCGAGCCCGTGCCGGGTTCGGTGAGGCCGAAGCAGCCCAGCAGGCGGCCCGCGCACAGGCCGGGCAGCCAGCGCTCCCGCTGGGCGTCGGTGCCGTGCCCGGCGATGGTCTTGGCGACCAGGCCGAGGGAGACCGAGATGATCCCGCGCACGGCCGAGTCGCCGCGCGCGACCTCCTCCAGGACCAGGCAGTACGCCAGGTTGTCGCCGCCCGAGCCGCCGTGCTCCTCGGCGACGCCCAGGCCCAGGAAACCCACCTCGCCGAGCGCGGGCACGAGGTCGCGGTCGATCGCCTCGTCGCGGTCCCAGCGCGCCGCGTGCGGGACGATCCGCTCCTCGGTGAACCGGTGGGCCAGCTCCCTCAGCTGCCGGTGCTCGTCGGAGATGCGCAGATCCACCCCGGTGTCCTCCTAACCGAACGCTGTTAGGTTATCTAACCTAGGCGCGGACCAGACCCGCGGGCAAGGGAGCGACATGCCGAGGAACCCGATCCTGAGCGCCTCGCGCATCCGGGCCGCCGCCCTCCACATCATCGACCGGGACGGGCTGGACGGCCTCTCGATGCGCAAACTGGCCTCCGAGCTGGGCGTGCAGGCGGCCTCGCTGTACGGGCACGTGAGCACCAAGGACGACCTGCTGCACGAGGTCGCGGCCGAGATCCTGGAGAAGGTCGACGTGTCCGGCTTCGAGGGCGGCGACTGGTGCAGCGGCCTGCGCAGCGCGGCGCGGTCCTACCGGGCGGCGCTGGCCCAGCACCCCAACATCGTGCCGTTCCTGGCCTACGGGCCCGCGCACCGCGAGGCGTCCCTGCGCAGGCTGGACGTCGTGCACGGCGGCCTGGTGGCCGGCGGCTGGTCGCGGCGCGAGGCCACCATGATCGCGGCGGGCCTGATGTACCTGGTGTTCGGCGCGGCCCTGTCGTCGTTCTCCAGCGGCTTCTCCGAGGACCAGGCCCTCTACCGGGACCGGTACCCGAACCTGGACAAGGCCCACCTGCTGCCCGGCGTGGCGCAGGAGCTGGACCACGACAGCTTCGAGCTGACCCTGGACGCGTTCGTCACCGGGCTGGTGGCGCGAGCGCCCGGCTGAGCCGGCGCACCAGCGCGGCGGGGTCGGCGGGCGCGACGGTGAGCCAGTCGGTGCCGACGCTCGCGTACCGGCCGCGCGGGGTGTCGATCCAGGTCACCGCCTGCCCGGACGGCCGGGCGGTGAGGTGGCCGGTGCCCGTGACCGGGCCGGCGAGCATCCGCTGGAGCGCCCGCACGTCGTCGTGCGCGCTGGTCCGATGCTGCTCCTGGAGGGCGGACGCCGGCACGGTGACCGCCCGACCCGGCCCCGGCGGCCGCGGCGGCAGCACGCCCACCGCGGCCTGCGCCGGGCTCACCTCGCGCAGCAGGTCGAGCCGCACGCCGTCGTCCTGCTGGACGGCCACCACCACCCGCCTGCCGCGGGCGGCGACCAGGGCGCGCAGCAGCCCGCCCCGGTCCGGCAGGCCCAGGACGGTGATGGACGTACCGGGGTTGGCCAGCAGGCGCAGGGCGTCTTCCAGCTCCGGTTCGGGGCGTTGGCGGTGGG
This portion of the Saccharothrix syringae genome encodes:
- a CDS encoding acyl-CoA dehydrogenase family protein; the protein is MDFGLDGEQREIRDWVRTFVRREVAPLEQEVLRRERLGQPGLTRDELKELQDKAKAAGFFGTLTPQEYGGMGLSAVMAALVEAELGRSFVPFRFGGYADNILFHGNEEQKQRYLLPTISGERISCFAITEPGAGSDAKAIRTSARKEGGDWVINGEKTFITQGNEADFVMVFAVTDREKGADGGVTCFLVDRDMGWKSEPIQTMGQWGPAALVFDNVRVPEENVLGEVGKGFHLAMQWIGQGRYLLPARAIGSCERLVEMALEQANNRVTFGQPIASYQAIQWMIADSAVEIEALRWLVLHAAWLVDQGVDSRHAQSMAKLYGGIKANEIVDRVLQIHGGMGYTRELPVERWYRELRLLRIYEGTDEIQRRTIARNLLKGHAKVTGSLG
- a CDS encoding acyl-CoA dehydrogenase family protein, coding for MDLRISDEHRQLRELAHRFTEERIVPHAARWDRDEAIDRDLVPALGEVGFLGLGVAEEHGGSGGDNLAYCLVLEEVARGDSAVRGIISVSLGLVAKTIAGHGTDAQRERWLPGLCAGRLLGCFGLTEPGTGSDAASLATRAVRDGDDWVITGRKVFITNGTWADVALVFARTGGPGPRGITAFLVPTDSPGFTATEIRGKLGMRGQATAELGLDGVRVPDGHRLGEEGTGFRIAMAALDRGRMSVAAGCVGAARGALEAALGYAKQREQFGKPIAGFQLVQELLADMAVETDAARLLTWRCADLADRGEPFGTEASMAKLYASEAAVRVANNAIQVFGGYGYVDEYPVGKYLRDTRVTTLYEGTSQIQKLLIGRALTGINAFA
- a CDS encoding TetR family transcriptional regulator: MPRNPILSASRIRAAALHIIDRDGLDGLSMRKLASELGVQAASLYGHVSTKDDLLHEVAAEILEKVDVSGFEGGDWCSGLRSAARSYRAALAQHPNIVPFLAYGPAHREASLRRLDVVHGGLVAGGWSRREATMIAAGLMYLVFGAALSSFSSGFSEDQALYRDRYPNLDKAHLLPGVAQELDHDSFELTLDAFVTGLVARAPG
- a CDS encoding ESX secretion-associated protein EspG, with the protein product MNTSATLSLPEFEVLWEDLRTGPIPYPFDIPTHGATLPERARLKADVHADLERRGLAHRQRPEPELEDALRLLANPGTSITVLGLPDRGGLLRALVAARGRRVVVAVQQDDGVRLDLLREVSPAQAAVGVLPPRPPGPGRAVTVPASALQEQHRTSAHDDVRALQRMLAGPVTGTGHLTARPSGQAVTWIDTPRGRYASVGTDWLTVAPADPAALVRRLSRALAPPAR